A genomic region of Pseudomonas abietaniphila contains the following coding sequences:
- a CDS encoding ABC transporter permease, translating into MSGQSPLRRFSNLLYRRPNLYLSLLLIPPLLWFGAIYLGSLLTLLWQGFYTFDDFSMTVTPDLTLTNFGALFNPANFDVIQRTLSMAIVVSIASAIVAFPIAYYMARYTTGKTKAFFYIAVMMPMWASYIVKAYAWTLLLAKGGVAQWFVQHLGLEPVLQVILGIPGVGGSTLSTSHLGRFMVFVYIWLPFMILPIQASLERLPPSLLQASADLGAKPRQTFMHVILPLSVPGIAAGSIFTFSLTLGDFIVPQLIGPPGYFIGSMVYAQQGAIGNMPMAAAFTLVPIVLIAIYLSIVKRLGAFDAL; encoded by the coding sequence ATGTCAGGGCAATCGCCGCTGCGGCGCTTTTCCAACCTGCTGTATCGACGGCCGAACCTGTACCTGTCGCTGCTGCTGATCCCACCGCTGCTGTGGTTCGGCGCGATCTACCTCGGCTCGCTGCTGACGCTTTTGTGGCAAGGGTTCTACACCTTCGACGACTTCAGCATGACGGTCACGCCGGACCTGACCCTGACCAATTTCGGCGCGCTGTTCAACCCGGCCAACTTCGACGTCATTCAGCGCACGCTGAGCATGGCGATCGTCGTGTCCATCGCCAGCGCCATCGTTGCCTTTCCCATCGCCTATTACATGGCGCGCTACACCACGGGCAAGACCAAGGCGTTTTTCTACATCGCGGTGATGATGCCGATGTGGGCCAGTTACATCGTCAAAGCCTATGCCTGGACGTTGCTGCTGGCCAAAGGTGGCGTCGCGCAGTGGTTCGTTCAGCACCTGGGGCTCGAACCGGTGCTGCAGGTGATTCTGGGAATTCCCGGTGTCGGCGGGAGCACCTTGTCGACCTCACACCTGGGGCGCTTCATGGTGTTCGTCTACATCTGGCTGCCGTTCATGATCCTGCCGATCCAGGCCTCGCTGGAACGCCTGCCACCGTCGCTGCTGCAAGCCTCGGCCGACCTGGGCGCCAAACCTCGGCAGACCTTCATGCACGTGATCCTGCCGCTGTCGGTGCCAGGCATCGCTGCGGGTTCGATCTTCACGTTCTCGCTGACCCTGGGTGACTTCATCGTGCCGCAACTGATCGGCCCACCCGGTTACTTCATCGGCAGCATGGTCTACGCGCAGCAAGGCGCCATCGGCAATATGCCCATGGCGGCGGCCTTCACCCTGGTGCCGATCGTGCTGATCGCCATCTACCTGTCCAT
- a CDS encoding ABC transporter ATP-binding protein — MTLAVQFTHVSRQFGEVKAVDRVSIDIKDGEFFSMLGPSGSGKTTCLRLIAGFEQPSAGSIRIHGEEAAGLPPYQRDVNTVFQDYALFPHMNVRDNVAYGLKVKGVGKSERLARAEEALSMVALGGYGDRKPVQLSGGQRQRVALARALVNRPRVLLLDEPLGALDLKLREQMQSELKKLQRQLGITFIFVTHDQTEALSMSDRVAVFNKGRIEQVDTPRNLYMKPATTFVAEFVGTSNVLRGELAQQLSGTPNAFSIRPEHIRFAEGPVASHEIEVSGLLHDIQYQGSATRYELKLDNGQTLSVSQANTQWLDTSAQHQTGQRICARWAREAMIPLADTVAEAR; from the coding sequence ATGACCCTTGCAGTCCAGTTCACCCACGTTTCCCGTCAGTTCGGCGAAGTGAAAGCCGTTGACCGGGTTTCCATCGACATCAAGGACGGCGAGTTCTTTTCCATGCTCGGCCCGTCGGGCTCGGGCAAAACCACCTGCCTGCGCCTGATCGCAGGCTTCGAACAACCCAGCGCCGGTTCGATCCGCATCCACGGCGAAGAAGCCGCCGGATTGCCGCCCTACCAGCGTGACGTCAACACCGTGTTCCAGGACTACGCGCTGTTCCCGCACATGAACGTGCGCGACAACGTGGCGTATGGCTTGAAGGTCAAGGGTGTCGGCAAAAGCGAGCGACTGGCGCGTGCCGAAGAAGCCTTGAGCATGGTCGCGCTGGGTGGCTATGGCGATCGCAAACCAGTGCAACTGTCAGGCGGTCAGCGCCAGCGCGTGGCACTGGCCCGAGCGCTGGTCAATCGTCCCCGCGTGCTGTTGCTCGACGAGCCGCTCGGCGCCCTCGACCTCAAGCTGCGCGAGCAAATGCAGAGCGAGCTGAAAAAGCTGCAACGCCAGCTGGGCATTACCTTCATCTTCGTGACCCACGACCAGACCGAAGCGCTGTCGATGTCGGACCGTGTCGCAGTGTTCAACAAGGGCCGCATCGAGCAGGTCGACACCCCGCGCAATCTGTACATGAAACCGGCGACCACCTTCGTCGCCGAATTCGTCGGCACCTCCAACGTATTGCGCGGCGAACTGGCGCAACAGCTGAGCGGCACGCCGAACGCGTTTTCCATTCGCCCGGAACACATCCGCTTCGCAGAAGGCCCTGTGGCGAGTCATGAAATCGAGGTCAGCGGCCTGCTGCACGATATTCAATATCAGGGCAGCGCCACTCGCTACGAACTGAAACTGGACAACGGCCAGACCCTCAGCGTCAGCCAGGCCAATACTCAATGGCTGGACACCAGCGCGCAGCACCAGACCGGTCAGCGTATCTGTGCTCGCTGGGCGCGCGAGGCGATGATCCCGCTGGCCGACACCGTTGCAGAGGCCCGTTGA
- the ydcS gene encoding putative ABC transporter substrate-binding protein YdcS: MSVQKTALLSAVITALFASGTLQAAETLKAVGNGEGQLDIVAWPGYIERGESDKAYDWVTGFEQETGCKVNVKTAATSDEMVSLMTKGGYDLVTASGDASLRLVAGKRVQPINTDLIPNWKTLDPRLKDGPWYTVNKQTYGTPYQWGPNVLMYNTNVFKTPPVSWSVVFEAQDLPDGKPNKGRVQAYDGPIYIADAALYLKTAKPELKIEDPYQLTETQYKAVLDLLRAQHPLVHRYWHDATVQMSDVKNEGVAASSSWGYMVNGLVADKQPVASTIPQEGATGWADTTMLHADAKHPNCAYKWMNWSLQPKVQGDVAAWFGSLPVVPEACKASDLLGAEGCATNGFDLFDKIAFWKTPQAEGGKYVPYSRWTQDYIAIMGGR; the protein is encoded by the coding sequence ATGTCAGTGCAAAAGACCGCGCTCCTCAGCGCTGTAATCACCGCGTTGTTCGCCAGCGGCACCTTGCAGGCCGCTGAAACACTCAAGGCTGTCGGCAACGGCGAAGGCCAGCTGGATATCGTGGCGTGGCCGGGTTACATCGAACGGGGCGAAAGCGACAAGGCCTATGACTGGGTCACAGGCTTCGAACAGGAGACCGGGTGCAAGGTCAACGTCAAGACGGCGGCGACCTCCGACGAGATGGTCAGCCTGATGACCAAGGGCGGTTATGACCTGGTGACGGCATCGGGGGATGCGTCGCTGCGTCTGGTGGCCGGCAAGCGTGTGCAGCCGATCAACACCGACCTGATTCCCAACTGGAAAACCCTCGACCCGCGCCTGAAAGACGGCCCGTGGTACACCGTCAACAAGCAGACCTACGGCACGCCCTATCAGTGGGGCCCGAACGTGCTGATGTACAACACCAACGTGTTCAAGACCCCGCCCGTGAGCTGGAGCGTGGTGTTCGAGGCACAGGACCTGCCGGACGGCAAACCGAACAAAGGCCGCGTGCAGGCCTATGACGGCCCGATCTACATCGCCGACGCGGCGCTGTACCTGAAAACCGCCAAGCCGGAACTGAAAATCGAAGACCCTTACCAACTGACCGAAACCCAGTACAAAGCCGTGCTCGACCTGCTGCGTGCCCAGCACCCGCTGGTGCACCGCTACTGGCATGACGCGACCGTGCAGATGAGCGACGTGAAGAACGAAGGCGTCGCGGCCTCCAGCTCCTGGGGCTACATGGTCAACGGCCTGGTCGCCGACAAGCAGCCGGTCGCCTCGACCATTCCGCAGGAAGGTGCGACCGGTTGGGCCGACACCACCATGCTGCACGCCGACGCCAAACACCCGAACTGCGCCTACAAGTGGATGAACTGGTCGCTGCAACCGAAAGTCCAGGGCGACGTCGCAGCGTGGTTCGGCTCACTGCCGGTGGTGCCCGAGGCGTGCAAAGCCAGCGACCTGCTGGGTGCCGAAGGTTGCGCCACCAACGGCTTCGATCTGTTCGACAAGATCGCTTTCTGGAAAACCCCGCAGGCCGAAGGCGGCAAATACGTGCCGTACAGCCGCTGGACCCAGGACTACATCGCGATCATGGGCGGGCGATAA